CTTCGAACGGGATGCCACGGTCGGTGTGGGTCTGCGGGTCGAAGAACGGTTCGGTGTGAATCACGTTCTGCGCCTTGCAACGCAACAGGTAGGCCCAGGTCAGGTCGTAGAAATCCTGGGAGGTGCGCAGCACATCGGCGCCCTGGTAATACAGGTCGAGAAACTCTTGCAGGTTGTTGAAGGCGTACGCCTTGCGCAGGGTTTCGACATCGCTCCACGGCAGGGCGATCCTGTTGCGTTCGGCCAGGGCGAACAGCAGTTCGGGCTCCAGCGAACCTTCGAGGTGCAGGTGCAGTTCTGCCTTGGGCAGTGCGTTCAGCCAATCGTACATTTGTTCAAATCTCATCAGGTGCAATGACGGCATTCTACAGATGCTCGCTGCAACAATTGGTAAAACCTGACCAAGAGGTTCATTGGCCGGCTGTCATCCATTGCTGGGCTAAGGTGTAACGAAACGTTAGCGCCGCTCCACAGTCAGTAGCTCATCACACTGATTCCGCTCCATTCGGCAAAAAGGCCTGCAATGCTCACATTCCTCAAGCAAGAAAAATTTCTGCTGTTGGCCCTGATCGCCGCCTTCATCGCTTACCCGATGGAACACTGGATGCTGCACAGCGGCCAGCCCATAGCCCTGACTGCCGGTCTCGTGCTGATCGCCTTCATCGTCGCCGTATCCATGCGCGTCGCCCATCACGCCGAACTGCTGGCGGAAAAAGTCGGCGATCCCTACGGCACGATGATCCTGACCCTGGCGGCGGTGCTGGTGGAAGTGGTGATCCTGGCGATCATGATGAGCAACGAAGCCTCGCCGACGCTGGTGCGCGATACGATTTACTCGGCGGTGATGCTCGACATCAACGGCATCATCGGCCTCGCGGCATTGATGGGCGGGATCAAGCACGGTGAACAGTCCTACAACGATGACTCGGCGCGCAGCTACAGCGTGATGATCCTCACCGCCATGGGCGTTTCCATGGTGGTGCCGGAGTTTATTCCCGAGGCGAACTGGAAGCTGTATTCCGCGTTTACCATTGGCGCGATGGTCGTGCTTTACACCCTGTTCCTGCGCATGCAGGTCGGGCCGCACAGTTATTTTTTCAGCTACAGCTATCCGGAAAAACGCCGCAAAAAAGTCCCGGAGGAAGCACCTGAATCGGTCAATCTCGCGCTGAGTATCGGGACGTTGGTGTTGGGTGTGGTGGTGATCGGCGCATTGGCCGAGGTGATGTCCAAGACCCTCGACCTGGGCCTGGAAGGGACGGGCGCACCGCCGGTGATCACGGCGATTCTGGTGGCGGCGATTTCCGCGGCGCCAGAGATTCTGACGGCGTTGCGCGCAGCGCTGGCCAACCGTATGCAGTCGGTGGTGAACATTGCGATGGGCGCATCGCTGTCGACGGTGATCCTGACGGTGCCGGTGATGGAAGCGATGGCGCTCTACACCGGTCAACCGTTTCAGATGGCGATGACGCCGGTACAGACAGTGATGATCTTCCTCACCCTGATCGTCAGCGCGATCAATCTCAATGACGGCGAAACCAATGCCATCGAAGGGATGACCCACTTCGTGTTGTTTGCGACGTTCATCATGTTGTCGCTGCTCGGTCTCTGAACTTTCCACAAATCCAACGTGGGAGCGGGCAAGCCCTCTCCCACATTGGGTTCGAGTTGTATCAGGTACCGGCGATCAACTGCCGGGCCGCCTGGCTGTGATCCGCAATCAAACCCTTCAGATCAAGCCCCTCGACCTGCCCGTCAATCACTCGCCACTGGCCACCGACCATCACCCGATCCGCCCGGTCCGCACCACACAGCAGCAACGCCGACACCGGATCATGACTGCCGGAAAACCGCAGCTCATCCAGCTTGAACAACGCCAGATCCGCCTGCTTGCCCACTGCCAGCTCACCAATATCGGTACGCCCGAGCAAACTCGCCGAGCCCTTGGTCGCCCATCCCAGCACCAATTCCGGGGTGATCTTCTCGGCGCCATAACGCAAGCGCTGAATGTAAAGCGCCTGACGGGTTTCGAGCATCATGTTCGACGCATCGTTGGACGCTGAACCGTCCACGCCCAGCCCGAGCAACGCGCCGGCGGCGGTCAGGTCCAGTGTCGGGCAAATGCCGGAGGCCAGGCGCATGTTCGAGCTCGGGCAATGGCAAATGCCTGTGCCGGCCGCGCCGAGGCGGGCGATTTCGTCCGGGTTGAAGTGGATGCCATGGGCGAGCCAGGTGCGCGGGCCGAGCCAGCCGACGCTGTCCAGGTAATCCACGGTACGCAGGCCGAAGCGCTGCAGGCAGAAGTCTTCTTCGTCGAGGGTTTCGGCCAGATGCGTGTGCAGGCGCACATCGAGCTTGTTCGCCAGCTCGGCGCTGGCCGACATGATTTCCGGGGTCACCGAGAACGGCGAGCACGGCGCCAGGGCGATCTGGATTTGCGCGCCATCGCCACGCTCGTGATATTCGGCGATCAGGCGCTGACTGTCGTCGAGAATCACTTCGCCTTCCTGGACCGTTTGCTGCGGTGGCAGGCCGCCGTCCTTTTCGCCGAGGCTCATTGAGCCGCGCGTGAGCATGGCGCGCATGCCCAGTTCGCGGACACTCTCGACCTGCACGTCGATCGCATTTTCCAGGCCCTGCGGGAACAGGTAATGGTGATCGGCCGCTGTGGTGCAGCCAGACAACAACAACTCGGCCAGCGCGACTTTTGTGGCGAGGGCGAGTTTTTCCGGGGTGAGTCGTGCCCAGACCGGGTACAGGGTTTTCAGCCACGGGAACAACGGCTGATTGACCACTGGCGCCCAGGCACGGGTCAGGGTTTGATAGAAGTGGTGATGGGTGTTGATCAGTCCCGGCAGGATCACATGCTCGCGCGCAGCGAAGACTTGTCCACAGGGCGCGGAAGGTTGCTGGCCGGCGGCGAGCACTTCGACGATCAGACCGTCTTGCACAACCAGCCCGCCACGGGCATCGAGGTCATTGGCAGTGAAGATCGCGAGGGGATTTTTTAACCAGGTACGGGTCGCAGGCATGTTGGCCGGCTCCTCTGAAAGTGGGTTCAGGTTAGCCAGCTCAGTGATTACCCTGTCTGCTGATCCAGGGTCGCCGCAAGGGACGAGGTGCGGAGTTTCAAACAAAACCGCGTGGTGGGCAAGCCCGGCCCGACCAGACGATAAAAATCCTGTGGGATCCGGGCTTGCCCGCGATGCATGCACCTCGGTCTTTCAGGTCTTCCCAGGTGACGCCATCGCAGGCACGCCAGCTCCCACAGGGGGACGCAGTGACTACCAGGGAATGGTTTCACCTCTGTAATTCACAAAGTGATGCCCGCCCTTGCCGACATACGCATTCACCTGATCAACCAGCCCACGCGTGCTGGTTTCCACATCGATATCAGCGCCTTCGCCGCCCATGTCGGTCTTCACCCAACCCGGATGCAGCGACAGCACGGTCAGTTTCTGCTCGCCCAACTGCGTCACGAAACTGCTGGTCATGGAGTTCAGTGCCGCCTTGCTCGCCTTGTACAACGCCAGCTCCGGCGCGTCCGGCATGGTTACGCTGCCGAGCACCGAGCTCATGAACGCCAGCACGCCGCTTTCCGGGCGGATTTGCCCGACAAAACGTTGTGCCAGGTTGATCGGTGCCACCGCGTTGGTAAAAAACAACTGGCCCACTTCAGCCAGCGTCGCGCCGCCCGGTGTTTGTACTTCCGGCCCCTTGACCCCGGCATTCACGAACAGCAGATCAAACACTTCGCCCTTGAGTTGCTGGCTCAACGCGATGACGGCCTGCTGATCATCCATGTCGAGTTTTTCGATCCGCACCGTTCCCAATGCCTTCAAGGCGTCGGCATTCTGCGGGTTACGCACAGTGGCGGTGACTTGCCAGCCGTCGGCGAGCAGGGTCTTCACCAGACCGAGGCCCAGGCCCCTGGAGGCGCCGATGATGAGTGCGGTTTTTGCCTTGGACATGAGTGGCTTCCTTGAGAAGTGAGAATCACGGATTCAATGGACAACGTTGACCAAGACGTTGCTGCAACTCGTGTCGCAGCGCGCCAAGTTCATCCATTCGGGTTTCGATCAGTTTGAGTTTGTCTTGCAGCAGTTGGGTGACGGCGCTGTCCGGGTCGGGCGACTGCCACAACGTGGCGACGCTATTGCCGATTTCGCCCAGGGTAAAACCCAGCCGTTGAGCGGTCTTGATGTACAGCACCAGTTGCACCACGTCCGGCGGATAATCGCGATAACCGTTGGCGCTGCGTTGCGCGGCGATCAATCCGCGTTGCTCGTAGAAGCGCAGCGTGTCGCGGCTGACCGCGCTGGCCTGGGCTAATTCACCGATGCGCATCCTGACGTCTCGAGAGGGGGGCTTGACCCTGGAGCATACTCCAGGCTTTAGCCTTGTTGCTCCCTGAATTTATGGAGCAATGCCGATGTGGACTTCAACGCAATATCGCCGGTTGGTGCGTGGTAGCGCCTGGTATGACTTGATCGTGACGGCGGCGTTTGTCACGCCGTGGACATTTGCGGCGTTGCACGGCGTTTTGACGGGGGTGAGCCGGGCGTTCGACTTACCCGGAGAACTGCCGGCATTCGAACCGATGCACATGCTGATGGCGAACCTGTTGGGATCGATTGTGTGCATTTGGGCCGTGCTGAGGATTCGTGATCCGCATCAGGTGTTTGGTCGGTATGACGCCGTGGGCCGGTTTCTGTTTTCGGCTTGGCAACTCTATGCCTTGCTGCATGGCGCCAGTTCGCTGTTGGTGATTTTTTTGTTCTTTGAATTGGCGTGGGGTGTGGTTCAGGTCCTGCCTGTGGATAAAACAGTGACCTGGCCATTGAGACAGGAAATTTGAAATCTCATGGCGACCAAGGCCTCAAGGGCGCTGCCTCGCCACCTTTCAATTGGCAGGCAGGCACCACTTGAGGGCGAAGTCGGTGGTCGAGCTCTGTTTTTGCTCATCAAGCTTTGGTCAAAAAACGAGCAACCCGGCGCGAGCCATGCCGGACATGGGGCCGCGACAGCCATGAACGGGTTATCCACAGATTGCTCCACAGTATTTGTGCGCAAGCGCAAAGCCCGGGCATAAGCATTGAGCGGCTTTCTTCTAAAGGTGATAAACCACGCTAACTGGTTGTTTTTACGTGGATTTAGTCTTGGTGGTGGCAAATTGGGCGAAAAATGAGCAATGCCCGCAAAGCCGCATGACAGAAGGGTTACAGCGGTATGTGCTCAGGTTATCCACAGCCGGGTGCACAGTAGATGTGGGCAACTGTGACAGTTCGACGAAAGGGCAATGGGCGTTGTTGGTGCGATCAGCGTTGCAACAGAATGCGTCCGCGACTCAAATCTGCGAGCTGGGTTTGCAGGGTTTCGATCTGCGCTTCGCCCATCGCTAACTGCAGCTCTACACCGTTCGCCGTGAACGTCTCTTCCACTACCAGGCCACCGAGCTCCGCCACCCGAAGCTTCACCAGCGTCAGTTCAGCAAACCCGCAGGCGCAACTCACCGGCACTCGGCTGATCAGCTCTATCTTCGGCGCTGCTTGCAGGCACTTGTTGGCGCCACCGCCATACGCCCGTGCGAGC
This DNA window, taken from Pseudomonas fluorescens NCIMB 11764, encodes the following:
- a CDS encoding MerR family transcriptional regulator — its product is MRIGELAQASAVSRDTLRFYEQRGLIAAQRSANGYRDYPPDVVQLVLYIKTAQRLGFTLGEIGNSVATLWQSPDPDSAVTQLLQDKLKLIETRMDELGALRHELQQRLGQRCPLNP
- a CDS encoding calcium:proton antiporter, encoding MLTFLKQEKFLLLALIAAFIAYPMEHWMLHSGQPIALTAGLVLIAFIVAVSMRVAHHAELLAEKVGDPYGTMILTLAAVLVEVVILAIMMSNEASPTLVRDTIYSAVMLDINGIIGLAALMGGIKHGEQSYNDDSARSYSVMILTAMGVSMVVPEFIPEANWKLYSAFTIGAMVVLYTLFLRMQVGPHSYFFSYSYPEKRRKKVPEEAPESVNLALSIGTLVLGVVVIGALAEVMSKTLDLGLEGTGAPPVITAILVAAISAAPEILTALRAALANRMQSVVNIAMGASLSTVILTVPVMEAMALYTGQPFQMAMTPVQTVMIFLTLIVSAINLNDGETNAIEGMTHFVLFATFIMLSLLGL
- a CDS encoding SDR family oxidoreductase — translated: MSKAKTALIIGASRGLGLGLVKTLLADGWQVTATVRNPQNADALKALGTVRIEKLDMDDQQAVIALSQQLKGEVFDLLFVNAGVKGPEVQTPGGATLAEVGQLFFTNAVAPINLAQRFVGQIRPESGVLAFMSSVLGSVTMPDAPELALYKASKAALNSMTSSFVTQLGEQKLTVLSLHPGWVKTDMGGEGADIDVETSTRGLVDQVNAYVGKGGHHFVNYRGETIPW
- a CDS encoding 8-oxoguanine deaminase — translated: MPATRTWLKNPLAIFTANDLDARGGLVVQDGLIVEVLAAGQQPSAPCGQVFAAREHVILPGLINTHHHFYQTLTRAWAPVVNQPLFPWLKTLYPVWARLTPEKLALATKVALAELLLSGCTTAADHHYLFPQGLENAIDVQVESVRELGMRAMLTRGSMSLGEKDGGLPPQQTVQEGEVILDDSQRLIAEYHERGDGAQIQIALAPCSPFSVTPEIMSASAELANKLDVRLHTHLAETLDEEDFCLQRFGLRTVDYLDSVGWLGPRTWLAHGIHFNPDEIARLGAAGTGICHCPSSNMRLASGICPTLDLTAAGALLGLGVDGSASNDASNMMLETRQALYIQRLRYGAEKITPELVLGWATKGSASLLGRTDIGELAVGKQADLALFKLDELRFSGSHDPVSALLLCGADRADRVMVGGQWRVIDGQVEGLDLKGLIADHSQAARQLIAGT